A single Cryomorphaceae bacterium DNA region contains:
- the porU gene encoding type IX secretion system sortase PorU, giving the protein MRKLFMLVFVALTGLTQAQENAVILNWNAPTVLTSGDVTVPALHFDGAYYNLPGSALPHLMVQQDMSGRPAGFEVVLENTLYESLTAAERKTLGNVELPSAVEVRPTVGWSRKQPIARIELIPLRRNPSTGQVEKLTSFTWKFGRVEAKTASARQGQSRSWTAQSALATGNWFRVGVTEEGLYKLDRNALSDLGLGVASLDPRTLKVYGGGGGMVPPANDAPRVDDLQELAIVVQGEADGSLDGGDYILFYAEGPGKWNLIEGGNFEFEKNSYCDTNYYYVSAGGANGKRVASLSDDPGTPTHTVNQFVDYVHHENDWTNLVGSGREWFGEYFDVTPSYNFTFNFPNLVTVEPVWVKARSVARSSSNTNIQIRSNNGAVPVTMNFTGVSSSPSADYVKEDEGSGTYNNSNPSNIILSAVYTDNGIPGSIAWLDYLAVNVVRDLEYSGNYMRIAQPDVIGSGNLAQYTMTFASGATVWEVSDPLNAGAVVTNSGQQTVTWQRDASALRQYIAFNGSNFPTPALFGSVDNQNLHGLPVADMFIVSPKPFLEEAQRLADFHAVEDDMTVTVVTPQQIYHEFGSGKQDPSAIRDFMRMFYERAATPDDLPKHLLLFGDCSYDYKDVLNDNTNLVATYQSVPSFSLYESFCTDDYFGCLDPDEGERIFNDVLDLSVGRLTVKNVSEARTVVDKIIRYYEQESYGDWTQRVLFVADDVDEGWETVLMGNADRLAVEVDTLYPELNVRKLYSDAYTQVTSAAGEQYPEVMDELRNQIERGVLLINYVGHGGEVGWASEGILNVNDVRSYQNIDKLNVMLTITCEFSRMDDPNRVSAGEYALLNPDGTSVALFSTMRVVFVGPADVLNNLFYDYAFEKDANGEDYTFGEIMRFTKNGAGTSQDRRRFGLLGDPAMRFHRPEYTVNVSTINQTAVSAFTDTLSALSKVEVSGTINDLNGQLVSDFNGILNATVFDKFSALETLDNNGAAAPIPFIDRQNTIYKGKASVVNGQWNYEFVVPIDIAYQIDFGKLSHYALQGKTDAGGAEKSILIGGTSDDPLLDDEGPRIELYMNDESFVFGGITDENPDIFALLYDSLGINVVGNGIGHDLISVIDRESSSPIVLNDFYEADVDDFTRGNVRYPLQSLSPGRHHLYMKAYDVANNSAEAETEFVVAESANLALDHVLNYPNPFTTYTEFHFEHNRPAEPLEVQVQIFTVSGKLVKTLNANVTSDGFRVVPVTWDGLDEYGDEIGRGVYVYRVKVRSMIDNSSDEKYEKLVILR; this is encoded by the coding sequence ATGCGGAAATTATTCATGCTAGTCTTCGTCGCGTTGACGGGCCTTACTCAAGCTCAGGAAAACGCGGTCATTCTGAACTGGAACGCACCGACCGTGCTGACCAGTGGAGACGTTACGGTCCCGGCCTTACATTTTGACGGCGCGTACTACAACCTGCCCGGCAGTGCTTTGCCCCATTTGATGGTGCAGCAAGACATGAGCGGACGCCCCGCCGGTTTCGAAGTGGTGTTGGAGAATACCTTGTACGAAAGCCTGACCGCCGCTGAGCGCAAAACCTTGGGTAATGTTGAATTGCCTTCGGCAGTGGAAGTACGACCTACGGTCGGATGGTCCCGCAAGCAACCCATTGCCCGTATCGAACTCATACCGCTTCGCCGCAACCCATCAACGGGGCAGGTGGAGAAATTGACCTCTTTTACTTGGAAATTTGGGCGGGTTGAGGCCAAAACCGCATCGGCCCGTCAGGGCCAAAGCCGCTCCTGGACCGCGCAGAGTGCACTCGCTACCGGAAATTGGTTTCGCGTTGGGGTGACGGAAGAAGGTCTGTATAAACTCGACCGCAATGCACTGAGCGATTTGGGCTTGGGCGTGGCGAGTTTGGATCCGCGCACCTTAAAAGTATACGGCGGTGGCGGTGGCATGGTGCCTCCGGCGAATGATGCTCCGCGGGTTGATGACCTTCAAGAACTCGCCATTGTGGTGCAAGGGGAGGCCGATGGAAGCCTTGACGGCGGGGATTACATCCTCTTCTATGCGGAAGGACCGGGAAAGTGGAATCTGATCGAGGGCGGCAACTTCGAATTCGAAAAGAACTCCTACTGCGATACCAACTATTATTATGTTTCGGCTGGTGGGGCGAACGGAAAACGCGTGGCATCGCTCAGCGATGATCCGGGAACGCCGACCCATACGGTGAATCAATTTGTGGACTACGTTCATCACGAGAACGATTGGACCAACCTCGTTGGATCCGGACGCGAGTGGTTCGGCGAGTATTTCGACGTGACGCCGAGCTACAATTTCACCTTTAACTTCCCGAATCTAGTGACCGTGGAGCCCGTTTGGGTCAAAGCCCGTTCGGTGGCCCGCTCTTCGAGCAACACCAACATTCAGATTCGTTCCAACAACGGGGCGGTACCCGTGACCATGAACTTCACCGGGGTGAGTTCCAGTCCTTCGGCGGACTACGTCAAGGAAGACGAGGGATCGGGAACCTACAACAACAGTAACCCCAGCAACATCATTCTTTCGGCGGTATATACTGATAATGGAATCCCGGGATCGATTGCCTGGTTGGATTACTTGGCGGTAAACGTGGTTCGTGATCTCGAATACTCCGGAAACTACATGCGCATTGCTCAACCCGATGTCATTGGTTCGGGGAATCTGGCGCAATACACCATGACCTTTGCCTCGGGCGCTACCGTCTGGGAAGTTTCAGATCCATTGAACGCCGGTGCGGTCGTCACCAATTCAGGGCAGCAAACCGTTACTTGGCAACGCGACGCCTCGGCTTTGCGTCAGTACATCGCTTTCAACGGTTCCAATTTCCCAACGCCAGCCCTCTTTGGATCGGTCGACAATCAGAACCTGCACGGCCTTCCCGTAGCGGACATGTTCATCGTGTCTCCGAAGCCCTTCTTGGAAGAAGCGCAGCGCTTAGCTGATTTCCACGCGGTGGAAGACGATATGACGGTCACCGTGGTGACCCCGCAGCAGATCTATCACGAATTTGGATCGGGTAAGCAGGATCCATCGGCCATTCGCGATTTCATGCGCATGTTCTACGAGCGTGCGGCAACGCCTGATGACTTGCCGAAGCACCTCTTGCTCTTTGGTGACTGTTCCTATGATTATAAGGACGTCTTGAACGACAACACGAACTTGGTAGCCACCTACCAAAGCGTACCGAGCTTTAGTTTGTACGAGAGCTTTTGCACTGATGACTACTTCGGCTGTCTGGACCCCGATGAAGGGGAGCGCATCTTCAACGACGTTCTCGACTTGAGCGTTGGGCGATTGACGGTTAAGAATGTATCTGAAGCGCGCACTGTGGTGGATAAGATTATCCGCTACTACGAACAAGAGTCTTACGGAGACTGGACGCAGCGCGTACTCTTTGTGGCCGACGACGTAGACGAAGGATGGGAAACCGTTTTGATGGGCAACGCCGATCGCCTAGCCGTGGAGGTCGACACCTTGTACCCCGAACTGAATGTGCGCAAGCTTTACTCGGATGCCTACACCCAGGTCACCTCTGCGGCAGGGGAGCAGTATCCGGAAGTGATGGATGAACTGCGCAACCAAATTGAGCGCGGAGTACTCTTGATCAACTATGTTGGGCACGGAGGAGAGGTAGGTTGGGCCAGTGAGGGTATCTTGAATGTGAACGATGTCCGTTCCTACCAAAACATTGACAAGCTGAATGTGATGTTGACCATCACCTGTGAGTTTAGCCGGATGGATGATCCCAACCGAGTATCGGCCGGTGAATATGCCTTGTTGAACCCCGATGGAACCTCCGTGGCCTTGTTCAGTACCATGCGGGTGGTCTTTGTGGGTCCAGCGGATGTATTGAACAACCTGTTCTACGATTACGCCTTTGAGAAAGACGCCAACGGTGAGGACTACACCTTTGGAGAAATCATGCGCTTCACGAAGAACGGTGCGGGAACCTCTCAAGACCGTCGTCGCTTTGGACTTCTCGGTGATCCAGCCATGCGCTTCCACCGTCCCGAGTATACGGTCAACGTGAGCACCATCAACCAAACAGCGGTGAGTGCTTTTACCGATACACTTTCTGCTCTGAGCAAAGTGGAGGTAAGCGGAACCATCAACGACTTGAACGGCCAGCTGGTCTCCGACTTCAATGGAATACTGAATGCCACAGTATTCGATAAGTTCTCTGCTCTAGAGACCTTGGATAACAACGGTGCAGCGGCTCCGATTCCTTTCATTGATCGTCAGAACACCATATATAAAGGTAAAGCCTCCGTGGTCAATGGTCAGTGGAACTATGAGTTTGTGGTGCCCATTGACATCGCCTACCAAATCGACTTTGGAAAGCTCTCGCACTACGCCTTGCAAGGAAAGACCGATGCCGGCGGTGCGGAGAAGAGCATCCTGATTGGAGGAACCAGCGATGATCCCTTGCTCGATGACGAAGGTCCCCGGATTGAACTGTACATGAACGATGAGTCCTTTGTGTTCGGAGGTATCACGGATGAGAATCCGGACATCTTTGCTTTGCTCTACGATTCACTTGGAATCAATGTGGTCGGGAATGGAATTGGGCACGATTTGATCTCGGTCATTGATCGAGAGAGTTCCAGTCCCATTGTCTTGAATGATTTCTACGAAGCCGACGTCGATGACTTCACCCGTGGAAATGTGCGCTATCCGCTTCAGAGTCTGTCTCCGGGTCGTCACCATTTATATATGAAGGCCTACGATGTGGCGAACAACAGTGCGGAAGCCGAAACGGAGTTTGTGGTGGCGGAAAGCGCGAACCTCGCCTTGGATCACGTTTTGAATTACCCGAACCCCTTTACGACCTACACGGAATTCCATTTCGAACACAACCGCCCGGCCGAGCCCTTAGAGGTTCAGGTGCAGATCTTCACCGTTTCTGGGAAGCTGGTGAAAACCCTGAATGCCAATGTCACCTCGGACGGGTTCCGCGTGGTGCCTGTGACCTGGGACGGACTCGATGAGTACGGTGACGAAATTGGCCGCGGGGTGTATGTGTACCGCGTAAAAGTCCGTTCGATGATTGATAATTCTTCGGACGAGAAATACGAGAAGCTGGTCATTTTGCGTTAA
- the porV gene encoding type IX secretion system outer membrane channel protein PorV, with the protein MKYSRLAALAVVCFSLFLTEGYAQNAFGDQDQYNTITTAVPFLRISPDSRAGGMGDAGVSTTPDANSIHWNAAKLAFLPEGQALALSYTPWLSRLVPDINLAYLSYYHTLGRRQTLGVSMRYFSLGDITFTDDQGNNIGQFNPNEFAIDAAYALQLSRNLSAGVALRYIYSNLTGGQFVQGFQSRPGQSVAADIGLYYEGEEFDAGDMDARWTWGVSLTNLGAKISYTESGEADFIPTNLGVGTGMLFEVDEYNSFSVHLEFNKLLVPTPPVYARDSTGQFIRDADGNLIIESGKDPDVPPVQGVFQSFSDAPGGFQEELNEITISVGAEYWYNEQFAVRGGYFYESQQKGGRQYFTLGAGIKYNVFGLDFAYLIPATSTVRSPLENTLRFTLFFDLENLMGLSDELE; encoded by the coding sequence ATGAAGTATAGCAGATTAGCCGCACTCGCGGTGGTTTGTTTTTCGCTCTTCCTCACGGAAGGATATGCCCAGAACGCCTTTGGTGATCAGGATCAGTATAACACCATCACCACAGCGGTTCCGTTCCTTCGGATTTCACCGGATTCTCGTGCGGGAGGTATGGGAGATGCAGGGGTCAGCACGACGCCAGATGCGAACTCCATTCACTGGAACGCGGCCAAATTGGCCTTCCTTCCAGAAGGACAGGCCCTCGCTTTGTCGTACACACCATGGCTTTCTCGCCTCGTGCCGGACATTAACTTGGCCTACTTGAGCTACTACCACACTTTGGGACGTCGCCAGACGCTCGGGGTCAGTATGCGCTACTTCTCCTTGGGAGACATCACCTTTACCGATGACCAGGGAAACAATATTGGACAGTTCAACCCGAACGAGTTTGCGATTGACGCGGCCTACGCCCTTCAATTATCCCGTAACCTATCTGCAGGTGTAGCCTTGCGCTACATTTACTCGAACCTGACCGGTGGTCAGTTCGTACAAGGATTCCAAAGCCGCCCTGGACAGTCCGTTGCGGCAGATATCGGCCTGTACTATGAGGGTGAAGAATTTGACGCGGGAGATATGGATGCCCGTTGGACCTGGGGAGTCTCCTTGACCAACTTGGGTGCGAAGATCAGTTACACCGAATCCGGTGAAGCAGACTTCATCCCGACGAACTTGGGTGTTGGAACAGGGATGCTTTTCGAAGTAGACGAGTACAACTCCTTCTCGGTACACTTGGAATTCAACAAGCTTTTGGTGCCCACACCACCGGTGTACGCACGCGACAGTACCGGACAATTCATCCGCGATGCGGACGGAAACCTGATCATCGAGTCAGGGAAAGATCCAGATGTACCCCCCGTACAGGGAGTATTCCAGAGCTTCAGTGATGCTCCGGGAGGATTCCAAGAAGAGTTGAACGAGATCACCATTAGCGTGGGTGCTGAGTACTGGTACAATGAGCAGTTCGCCGTTCGCGGTGGTTACTTCTACGAGTCTCAGCAAAAAGGGGGACGTCAGTACTTCACGCTTGGAGCGGGTATCAAGTACAACGTCTTCGGATTGGACTTCGCCTACTTGATCCCGGCGACCAGTACCGTGCGTAGTCCACTGGAGAATACCCTTCGCTTTACCTTGTTCTTCGACCTGGAGAACTTGATGGGACTTTCTGACGAACTCGAATAA
- a CDS encoding 2-C-methyl-D-erythritol 2,4-cyclodiphosphate synthase, producing MTPFRIGLGYDVHRWEEGGELWLGGIRIDHTHGLKGHSDADVLIHAICDAILGAADLRDIGYHFPDTDPKYKGVDSKILLKEVMRLLRDAGWSLGNVDATMVAERPKLNPHIPDMKACMAEVMEVSQGQISLKATTSEKLGFVGREEGMAVHAVAMIIRD from the coding sequence ATGACTCCCTTTCGAATTGGCTTGGGGTACGATGTTCACCGCTGGGAAGAAGGTGGCGAACTCTGGCTCGGCGGTATTCGAATCGATCACACCCACGGTCTTAAAGGGCATTCCGACGCGGACGTACTGATCCACGCTATTTGCGACGCCATTCTCGGTGCGGCGGATCTTCGCGATATCGGTTACCATTTCCCAGATACCGACCCCAAGTACAAAGGGGTCGACTCCAAGATTCTCTTGAAGGAAGTGATGCGCTTACTGCGCGATGCAGGGTGGTCCCTTGGCAACGTCGACGCGACCATGGTGGCGGAACGCCCCAAACTCAATCCACATATTCCCGACATGAAGGCCTGTATGGCCGAAGTCATGGAAGTATCCCAAGGCCAGATTAGCCTGAAGGCCACCACCAGCGAAAAACTCGGCTTCGTCGGTCGAGAAGAAGGGATGGCGGTACACGCCGTTGCGATGATCATTCGCGATTAA
- a CDS encoding cytidine deaminase: protein MKSFEWTARFVEYDTPEELPEEIHALMLRAEEAREKAYAPYSHFKVGAAVLLEDGVVVTGNNQENGAFPSGLCAERVALFAAGAEHPAVKAEALFITARAVDHDLSEPVAPCGACRQVMAETEQSQGHPMRVFFHGTTGRILEADSVEALLPFTFKFRDWE, encoded by the coding sequence ATGAAGTCATTCGAATGGACCGCTCGTTTTGTGGAGTACGATACTCCTGAAGAACTCCCCGAGGAAATACACGCTTTGATGCTTCGGGCCGAAGAGGCCCGCGAAAAGGCCTATGCCCCCTACAGCCATTTCAAAGTAGGTGCGGCGGTCCTCTTGGAAGACGGGGTGGTGGTGACGGGCAACAATCAAGAGAACGGCGCCTTCCCGAGTGGCTTGTGTGCGGAACGCGTGGCGCTTTTTGCCGCGGGAGCCGAGCATCCTGCCGTGAAGGCAGAGGCTCTCTTTATTACAGCCCGTGCCGTGGATCACGATCTTTCCGAGCCGGTGGCCCCCTGCGGTGCATGCCGTCAAGTCATGGCCGAAACCGAGCAAAGTCAAGGCCACCCCATGCGTGTTTTCTTCCACGGAACCACAGGAAGAATTCTCGAGGCCGACAGCGTTGAAGCCCTGCTTCCTTTCACGTTCAAATTCAGGGATTGGGAGTAA
- the pdhA gene encoding pyruvate dehydrogenase (acetyl-transferring) E1 component subunit alpha produces MAKIKASKKLYLQWYEDMLLWRKIEDKAGALYIQQKIRGFLHLYNGQEAVLAGCAAAVVMGRDKMITAYRNHVHPIAMGVDPKYVMAELMGKKTGTSQGNGGSMHMFSKEKGFYGGHGIVGGQIPLGAGIAFADKYNETGGVTLTFMGDGAVRQGAFHEAMSLAATWSLPVIFIIENNGYAMGTSVERQTNVTDLHQLGSGYGIPHRAVDGMDPMAVANETREAVDHARAGKGPTLLEMKTYRYKGHSMSDAQKYRTKDEVAEYQKIDPINVIREEIVKKKYASAKALDEIDARVKQAVADAVTFAEESEFPTVEDLYATVYKQEDYPFIKEQ; encoded by the coding sequence ATGGCAAAGATCAAGGCAAGCAAAAAGCTCTATTTACAGTGGTATGAAGACATGCTGCTGTGGCGCAAGATCGAGGACAAAGCAGGTGCTTTGTACATCCAACAGAAGATTCGGGGATTTCTCCACCTATATAATGGTCAAGAAGCAGTCTTGGCCGGTTGTGCCGCTGCCGTTGTAATGGGCAGGGACAAAATGATTACGGCGTACCGGAACCACGTGCATCCTATTGCGATGGGAGTGGATCCAAAGTATGTGATGGCGGAGCTCATGGGAAAGAAGACCGGTACCAGTCAAGGTAATGGTGGTTCCATGCACATGTTCTCCAAGGAAAAAGGATTTTACGGAGGTCACGGTATCGTCGGTGGACAGATTCCACTCGGAGCCGGAATTGCCTTCGCAGACAAATACAACGAGACCGGTGGCGTCACCTTGACCTTTATGGGAGATGGTGCAGTTCGTCAGGGAGCCTTCCACGAGGCGATGAGCTTGGCGGCGACTTGGAGCTTGCCGGTGATCTTCATCATTGAGAACAACGGATATGCCATGGGTACTTCCGTAGAGCGTCAAACCAACGTGACCGATCTGCATCAACTGGGATCGGGATACGGTATTCCTCACCGTGCGGTAGACGGAATGGATCCGATGGCTGTAGCGAACGAAACCCGCGAAGCGGTGGATCACGCCCGCGCCGGAAAAGGACCAACCTTGTTGGAGATGAAAACATACCGATACAAAGGACATTCGATGAGTGATGCCCAGAAGTATCGTACCAAGGACGAAGTAGCCGAGTACCAGAAGATCGATCCGATCAACGTGATCCGCGAGGAGATCGTGAAGAAGAAGTACGCTTCGGCGAAAGCGCTAGACGAAATCGATGCGCGCGTTAAACAAGCGGTGGCCGATGCGGTTACCTTTGCGGAAGAGTCAGAATTCCCAACCGTGGAAGATCTGTACGCGACCGTATACAAGCAAGAAGATTACCCATTCATTAAAGAACAATAA
- a CDS encoding pyruvate dehydrogenase complex dihydrolipoamide acetyltransferase, which translates to MAEIVKMPRLSDTMEEGVVAKWHKNVGDQVSEGDLLAEIETDKATMEFESFQEGTLLHIGVGEGDAAPVDSILAILGEKGEDVAALIAADAAGGDAAPAEEAPAPAAEEAPAPAPAAEAAPAPAPAPAPAAAPAPAATTSDDGRLKASPLARKMAEDRGIDLGRVQGSGDGGRIVKRDVDGFNPALAPIPQAAPAAVTPSAHLEESFTEERVSQMRKTIARRLSDSKFTAPHFYLTVEIDMDNAIASRKQINELPDTKVSFNDMVIKAVAMSLRKHPAVNSAWMGDTIRRNNHVHIGVAVAVDEGLLVPVVRFAESKSFTQIGAEVRELAGKARDKKLQPSEWEGNTFTISNLGMFGIDEFTAIVNPPDSCILAVGGISQKPVVKNGEIVPGNIMKVTMSCDHRVVDGATGAQFLQTFKQYMEQPVAMLA; encoded by the coding sequence ATGGCCGAAATCGTCAAGATGCCTCGATTGAGCGACACCATGGAAGAAGGTGTTGTAGCGAAGTGGCACAAAAATGTGGGAGATCAAGTAAGCGAAGGTGATTTGCTTGCCGAGATCGAGACGGATAAAGCGACCATGGAATTCGAATCCTTCCAAGAAGGAACCTTGCTCCACATCGGAGTAGGTGAGGGCGATGCTGCCCCAGTCGATTCTATCTTGGCCATCCTCGGAGAAAAAGGAGAAGACGTTGCAGCGTTGATTGCTGCCGACGCGGCTGGCGGTGATGCTGCCCCAGCAGAAGAAGCTCCTGCTCCAGCAGCGGAAGAAGCACCAGCTCCTGCACCTGCTGCCGAAGCGGCTCCAGCCCCTGCACCAGCACCGGCTCCTGCCGCTGCTCCAGCTCCAGCTGCGACTACATCGGACGATGGCCGTTTGAAGGCATCGCCTTTGGCGCGCAAAATGGCAGAGGACCGCGGGATCGATCTCGGTCGCGTTCAAGGTTCGGGCGATGGAGGTCGCATTGTCAAGCGCGATGTGGACGGATTCAACCCTGCTTTGGCGCCAATACCACAAGCTGCCCCTGCAGCGGTGACGCCATCGGCACATCTAGAAGAAAGCTTTACGGAAGAGCGCGTTTCGCAAATGCGGAAGACCATCGCTCGCCGATTGAGCGACAGCAAATTCACGGCACCTCATTTCTACCTCACCGTAGAGATCGATATGGACAATGCCATTGCGTCGCGCAAACAAATCAACGAACTGCCAGACACCAAGGTCAGCTTCAACGACATGGTCATTAAGGCCGTGGCGATGAGCCTGCGCAAACACCCAGCCGTCAACTCGGCTTGGATGGGCGATACCATTCGCCGCAACAACCACGTCCACATCGGAGTGGCCGTAGCGGTAGATGAAGGCCTCTTGGTTCCTGTCGTTCGTTTTGCGGAAAGCAAGTCCTTCACGCAAATTGGCGCCGAGGTGCGCGAATTGGCCGGAAAGGCTCGCGACAAGAAACTGCAACCTTCAGAATGGGAAGGAAACACCTTTACCATTAGTAACCTCGGTATGTTCGGCATCGATGAATTCACGGCGATCGTGAATCCACCGGACAGCTGTATTCTCGCCGTAGGCGGTATCAGCCAAAAGCCCGTTGTCAAAAACGGAGAGATTGTACCTGGTAACATCATGAAGGTAACCATGAGCTGTGACCACCGCGTTGTCGATGGCGCCACAGGAGCTCAATTCTTGCAGACCTTCAAGCAATACATGGAGCAACCCGTAGCGATGTTGGCCTAA
- a CDS encoding SDR family oxidoreductase produces MRHFIITGASRGVGYEVVRSLASEGEGRRIIALARSEEALQALRADADDPSKDNLVLPLAFDLGQEDYTPLQEAIEAFCGGRIDGLLNNAGKLINRPFNELSDEDWNLIYKVNVFGVVKLTRFLLPYMSSGHVVNVSSMGGIQGSVKFPGLSAYSSSKAAVIGITECLAEEYKDSPLRFNGLAFGSVQTQMLEEAFPGFKAAVSAEEMGAYTARFLLEGGQFFNGKTLQVSSSTP; encoded by the coding sequence ATGAGGCACTTCATCATCACCGGGGCAAGTAGGGGAGTCGGCTATGAAGTCGTACGTTCTCTTGCTTCCGAGGGTGAAGGACGTCGTATTATCGCGCTTGCTCGATCGGAAGAAGCCCTTCAGGCCCTGCGGGCCGATGCGGATGATCCATCCAAGGACAACCTTGTTCTACCCCTAGCCTTTGATTTAGGCCAGGAAGACTACACTCCATTACAGGAGGCCATAGAGGCTTTCTGCGGAGGTCGAATAGATGGTCTACTCAATAATGCCGGTAAACTCATCAACCGTCCTTTTAACGAACTGAGCGATGAAGATTGGAACCTTATATATAAGGTCAACGTTTTTGGCGTCGTTAAACTCACCCGTTTCCTCCTTCCTTATATGTCTTCTGGGCACGTAGTTAATGTCAGTAGCATGGGAGGCATTCAGGGTTCGGTCAAGTTCCCAGGACTCAGTGCGTACTCTTCAAGCAAGGCGGCCGTCATCGGAATCACCGAATGTTTGGCCGAGGAATACAAAGATTCACCACTCCGTTTTAACGGTTTGGCCTTTGGATCGGTGCAGACTCAAATGCTCGAAGAAGCTTTTCCGGGATTTAAAGCGGCCGTTTCGGCCGAAGAGATGGGCGCCTACACGGCGCGATTCCTCCTTGAGGGTGGACAGTTCTTCAACGGGAAGACCCTCCAGGTCTCGAGCAGCACTCCTTAA